Proteins from one Lachnospiraceae bacterium KGMB03038 genomic window:
- the fabK gene encoding enoyl-[acyl-carrier-protein] reductase FabK: protein MQTEVTRLLGIEYPIIQGGMAWVAEYHLAAGVSNAGGLGLIGAASAPAEWVREQIREAKKLTDKPFGVNIMLMSPYADEVAKVVAEEGVKVVTTGAGNPEKYMSMWKEAGVKVIPVVASVALAKRMERCGADAVVAEGCEAGGHIGENTTMVLVPQIADAVKIPVIAAGGIADGRGIAAAFMLGAKGVQMGTHFVVTDESQVHENYKERIIKAKDIDSRVTGRTTGHPVRALRNEMTKRYLELENSGASFEELEQLTLGGLRRAVVDGDVKTGSVMAGQIAGMVKERMSCKDLIQKLVKETDGLIGGAGFYE from the coding sequence ATGCAGACAGAAGTGACCAGATTATTAGGAATCGAATATCCGATCATCCAGGGAGGAATGGCATGGGTGGCAGAGTACCATCTGGCGGCAGGGGTATCCAATGCCGGCGGTCTTGGATTGATCGGAGCGGCCAGCGCGCCGGCAGAATGGGTAAGAGAACAGATCCGGGAAGCAAAGAAGCTTACCGATAAACCGTTTGGCGTCAATATCATGTTGATGAGTCCGTACGCGGATGAGGTGGCGAAGGTTGTAGCGGAAGAAGGCGTAAAGGTTGTGACCACGGGCGCGGGGAATCCAGAGAAATATATGAGTATGTGGAAAGAGGCCGGTGTCAAAGTGATCCCGGTGGTCGCTTCTGTCGCCCTCGCAAAACGGATGGAGCGCTGCGGCGCGGACGCAGTTGTGGCAGAAGGGTGTGAAGCCGGAGGCCATATTGGAGAGAATACAACGATGGTGCTGGTTCCTCAGATCGCGGACGCGGTAAAGATCCCAGTCATCGCGGCTGGAGGGATCGCGGACGGAAGAGGAATCGCGGCGGCATTTATGCTGGGAGCAAAAGGAGTTCAGATGGGGACTCATTTTGTGGTGACAGACGAGTCACAGGTACATGAGAATTATAAGGAACGGATCATCAAAGCGAAGGATATCGACTCCCGCGTGACGGGAAGGACCACCGGACATCCGGTGCGCGCGCTTCGCAATGAGATGACCAAAAGATACTTGGAATTGGAAAATAGCGGCGCGAGCTTTGAAGAACTGGAACAGCTGACTCTGGGCGGCCTAAGGAGAGCTGTGGTCGATGGAGATGTAAAGACCGGAAGCGTTATGGCTGGCCAGATCGCGGGCATGGTGAAAGAGAGAATGTCTTGTAAAGACCTGATCCAGAAGCTGGTGAAAGAGACTGACGGGTTGATAGGAGGGGCAGGATTCTATGAGTAA
- the acpP gene encoding acyl carrier protein — protein sequence MLEKIKELAAENLGVDAESITEESSFKEDLGADSLDLFELVMALEDEFGIEIPTDDLEQIVTVGDVINYINEHKE from the coding sequence ATGTTAGAGAAGATCAAAGAATTAGCAGCAGAAAATCTTGGCGTGGATGCGGAGAGTATTACAGAGGAGTCTTCCTTTAAAGAGGATTTGGGAGCGGATTCTCTGGACTTGTTTGAGCTGGTGATGGCGTTGGAAGATGAATTTGGTATCGAAATCCCTACTGATGACCTGGAACAGATCGTCACGGTGGGCGATGTGATCAACTATATCAACGAACACAAAGAATAA
- a CDS encoding ketoacyl-ACP synthase III, whose protein sequence is MAGIICGTGAYVPEYTMDNDDIAKLVETSDAWIRERTGVARRHIVRDETTVSMACEAGRRALENAGTSPEEVDLLLVATISSNVILPGTACQVQKELGAVNATCFDVGGAACTGFVLAYNTAEAYLESGMYHTALIIGSETLSCLTNWKDRGTCILFGDGAGAALVRRGEGQTYFPVTHTDGAKGGALTCRSRYEANGLTREMDPKIMLDEEHFMQMDGQAVFKFAVKRVPEVIREVLERNGLEEKEVDYYIVHQANRRIVEAVAKRLGEPIEKFPMNLQEYGNTSSASIPILLDELNREGRLQKGQRLVLAGFGAGLTWGANIIDWRQTDV, encoded by the coding sequence ATGGCTGGAATCATATGCGGAACCGGGGCTTATGTGCCGGAGTATACAATGGATAACGATGATATCGCCAAGTTGGTGGAAACCAGTGATGCGTGGATCAGAGAGAGGACAGGTGTCGCAAGACGCCACATTGTCCGGGATGAGACCACCGTTTCTATGGCATGTGAGGCGGGGCGGCGGGCCTTGGAAAACGCCGGGACCTCCCCGGAAGAAGTAGACCTTCTGCTGGTGGCGACTATTTCTTCTAATGTGATTCTGCCTGGAACCGCCTGCCAGGTACAGAAAGAGCTGGGGGCTGTAAATGCTACTTGTTTTGACGTTGGAGGAGCAGCCTGTACAGGATTTGTGCTGGCATATAATACAGCGGAGGCTTATCTGGAAAGCGGGATGTATCATACCGCGCTGATCATCGGAAGCGAGACCCTTTCTTGCCTCACTAACTGGAAGGACCGAGGCACTTGTATCTTATTTGGCGATGGGGCCGGCGCGGCCCTGGTACGCAGGGGAGAGGGGCAGACCTATTTCCCGGTGACCCATACAGATGGGGCGAAGGGAGGGGCGTTAACCTGCCGGAGCAGGTATGAGGCCAACGGACTGACGAGAGAGATGGATCCAAAGATCATGCTGGACGAGGAACATTTTATGCAGATGGACGGGCAGGCAGTCTTTAAGTTTGCGGTAAAACGGGTGCCGGAAGTGATCCGGGAGGTACTGGAGCGAAACGGCCTGGAAGAAAAAGAGGTAGATTACTACATTGTCCACCAGGCAAACAGACGGATCGTGGAGGCGGTGGCAAAACGGCTGGGTGAGCCGATCGAAAAGTTTCCGATGAATCTGCAGGAATATGGGAATACTTCTTCCGCAAGTATTCCAATCCTTTTGGATGAACTAAACCGGGAGGGCCGTCTGCAAAAAGGGCAGAGACTGGTCCTGGCCGGATTTGGCGCCGGTCTCACCTGGGGAGCGAACATCATCGACTGGCGGCAGACGGATGTGTAA
- a CDS encoding ABC transporter ATP-binding protein yields the protein MIKGLQRRFALSRQGAIDLVKGCLACMLQDISFMIPVGLLYVFVMDLMNGGVDREGAVLYLLGVLLCLALIFGVTYIQYNATYLATYVESGVRRISLAEQLRKIPLSFFGKKDLADLTNAVMGDCATLETAFSHYVPALAGSLISTALISLSLFVYDWRMALAAVWVLPVAFAVTFFSARIQEYFNRRSMAANVALEEGVQECLESLQDLKANNGEARYLKGLDQKIDDVEKRHIITELGTALFVVSSTLILKFGIATVALTGAVLLIRGEIDIPLFFLFLLVASRLYAPLEGALQNLAAVISTRTNIRRMNEILDHPVQTGARQLSNQGYDIEFDHVGFAYNTKETVLKEVSFTAKQGKVTALVGPSGGGKTTVSRLAARFWDVQKGRITVGGMDISKIEPETLLSLYSIVFQDVTLFNNTILENIRIGRKDATDEEVIEAARLANCEEFAEKLPEGYHSMIGENGCELSGGERQRISIARAFLKNAPIILLDEATASLDVENETLIQSALSELIRDKTVLVIAHRMRTVSGADHVVVLKDGKVAEQGAPDQLQREGKIYPHMVELQMRGQEWKI from the coding sequence ATGATCAAAGGATTGCAAAGACGTTTTGCGTTATCAAGACAGGGAGCGATAGATCTGGTGAAAGGCTGCCTTGCCTGCATGCTTCAGGACATCTCTTTTATGATCCCGGTGGGCCTTTTATACGTTTTTGTCATGGACCTTATGAATGGAGGTGTGGATCGGGAAGGAGCTGTTCTTTATCTTTTGGGAGTTTTACTCTGCCTTGCCCTGATCTTTGGTGTTACTTATATCCAGTACAACGCTACGTATCTGGCAACTTATGTGGAGAGCGGAGTGAGGCGGATCTCCTTGGCGGAACAACTTCGCAAGATACCGCTTTCCTTCTTTGGGAAAAAAGACCTTGCGGATCTGACGAACGCGGTCATGGGAGACTGCGCGACACTGGAGACCGCGTTTTCGCACTATGTTCCGGCGCTGGCGGGGTCTCTGATCTCAACCGCGCTTATCTCGCTATCCCTTTTTGTTTACGACTGGCGTATGGCGCTGGCGGCAGTGTGGGTGTTGCCTGTGGCATTTGCGGTAACATTTTTTTCGGCGCGGATACAAGAGTATTTTAACCGCAGATCTATGGCGGCGAATGTGGCGTTAGAAGAAGGGGTGCAGGAGTGTCTGGAAAGTCTCCAGGATCTTAAGGCGAATAATGGTGAAGCCCGCTATCTGAAAGGGCTGGATCAGAAAATTGATGATGTGGAGAAACGCCATATCATTACAGAACTGGGAACAGCGCTCTTCGTTGTTTCCTCCACACTGATCCTGAAATTTGGGATCGCGACGGTGGCGCTTACGGGAGCTGTACTGCTGATTCGGGGAGAAATTGATATTCCTTTGTTCTTTCTGTTCTTGCTGGTAGCTTCCAGGTTATACGCGCCTTTGGAAGGAGCATTGCAGAATCTGGCCGCTGTAATTTCCACGAGAACAAATATCCGCCGTATGAACGAGATCTTGGATCATCCGGTCCAGACAGGAGCCAGACAGCTTAGCAATCAGGGATATGATATTGAATTTGATCATGTGGGATTTGCTTACAATACCAAAGAAACCGTTTTAAAAGAGGTGTCTTTTACCGCAAAGCAGGGGAAAGTGACGGCTTTGGTGGGGCCGTCTGGCGGCGGAAAGACAACGGTATCCCGGCTTGCGGCCAGATTCTGGGATGTCCAGAAGGGAAGGATCACAGTGGGAGGAATGGATATTTCCAAGATAGAGCCGGAGACATTGTTATCGCTGTATTCTATCGTATTTCAGGATGTTACTCTGTTCAATAACACTATTTTGGAAAATATCCGGATCGGAAGAAAGGACGCGACAGATGAGGAAGTGATAGAAGCGGCCAGATTGGCAAATTGCGAAGAGTTTGCCGAAAAACTCCCGGAAGGTTACCACAGTATGATCGGAGAAAATGGATGTGAATTGTCCGGCGGCGAGCGCCAGCGGATTTCCATCGCCCGCGCTTTCTTGAAAAACGCGCCTATCATTCTGCTGGATGAGGCCACGGCGAGCCTGGACGTGGAGAATGAGACGCTGATACAGAGTGCGCTGTCCGAACTTATCCGGGATAAGACGGTGCTGGTGATCGCTCACCGTATGCGTACAGTAAGCGGGGCGGATCATGTAGTAGTGTTAAAGGATGGAAAGGTGGCGGAACAGGGAGCGCCGGACCAACTGCAGAGAGAAGGGAAGATCTATCCTCATATGGTAGAACTTCAAATGCGCGGGCAGGAGTGGAAAATTTAA
- a CDS encoding ABC transporter ATP-binding protein — MRRQSNLARLMGYAGRHRILTYLSWALSAASALLALVPFWYLWRIIHDVLEVSPRFERAGQVAGYGWAAVGFAVLSILIYIAALMCSHLSAFRVAANIRKDLMRHIASLPLGVIEKYGSGKLRRIVNTSSSATENYLAHRLPDKAGAIATPAGLLFLLLAFDWRLGLLSLIPVVLGFLIMMKMTGSGMERKMEEYQNALADMSNEAVEYVRGIPVVKTFGQTIFSFKRFKASIDNYEKWVIAYTKALRLPMLFYTTAINGVFAFLIAGGIFFSRGGVTKELLLNLIFYIIITPVIGTTLTKIMFMSEDGMIVGDALGRIDEVLKERPLPESGKKYVPLEASITLEQVTFSYGEGNALEDVSLSIKEGQTVALVGPSGGGKTTLANLAARFFDPQKGKISIGGIDIREIPKETLMEQVSFVFQNSRLLKDSILENVRMGRPGASREEVRQALRAAQCQDIVEKLPNGMDTVVGADGVYLSGGEQQRIAIARGILKNAPILILDEATAFADPDNEVRVGQALSELSKGKTVVMIAHRLSSITKADRIYVLREGHIEEQGTFRQLLAENGLFARMWKNYSEAAQWKITKEKIGLEGNV; from the coding sequence ATGAGGAGACAGTCAAATTTAGCAAGATTGATGGGCTATGCCGGAAGACACAGGATACTGACCTATCTATCCTGGGCTCTCTCTGCGGCCAGCGCGCTGCTGGCGCTGGTGCCGTTCTGGTATCTGTGGCGTATCATCCATGATGTTTTGGAAGTTTCACCGCGCTTTGAGAGAGCGGGACAGGTGGCCGGATATGGATGGGCGGCTGTGGGGTTCGCGGTGCTGTCCATTCTTATCTATATCGCGGCTTTGATGTGCTCGCATCTGAGCGCGTTTCGAGTGGCGGCGAATATTCGGAAGGATCTGATGCGCCACATTGCATCGCTTCCCCTTGGTGTGATAGAGAAATACGGAAGCGGGAAGCTGCGTAGGATCGTGAATACTTCCAGCAGCGCTACCGAGAATTATCTGGCCCATAGACTGCCGGACAAGGCTGGGGCGATCGCTACTCCGGCAGGATTGCTGTTCCTTCTTTTGGCTTTTGACTGGCGGCTGGGACTTTTGAGTCTGATTCCGGTAGTCCTTGGGTTCCTGATCATGATGAAAATGACGGGATCGGGAATGGAGCGGAAGATGGAAGAATACCAGAACGCGCTGGCGGATATGTCGAATGAAGCGGTGGAGTATGTCAGGGGGATCCCTGTGGTCAAGACCTTTGGACAGACGATTTTTTCATTCAAACGATTTAAAGCATCGATCGATAATTATGAGAAATGGGTCATTGCTTATACAAAAGCGCTGCGCCTTCCTATGCTGTTCTATACTACAGCGATCAATGGAGTATTCGCCTTTCTGATCGCCGGAGGGATCTTTTTTTCCAGAGGAGGCGTCACAAAGGAACTGCTGTTGAATTTGATCTTTTATATCATCATCACGCCTGTGATCGGGACGACACTGACAAAGATCATGTTTATGAGTGAAGATGGTATGATCGTCGGCGACGCGCTGGGAAGGATTGATGAAGTGCTGAAAGAACGCCCCTTGCCGGAGAGCGGAAAGAAGTATGTGCCGCTGGAAGCTTCCATCACTTTAGAACAGGTAACTTTCAGCTATGGCGAGGGAAACGCGCTGGAAGATGTTTCTTTGTCGATCAAAGAAGGACAGACGGTGGCCTTGGTAGGCCCTTCCGGCGGCGGAAAGACAACGCTTGCCAATCTGGCGGCTCGATTTTTTGATCCTCAGAAAGGAAAGATAAGCATCGGCGGCATTGATATCCGCGAAATTCCAAAAGAAACATTGATGGAGCAGGTGTCCTTTGTGTTTCAGAACAGCCGCCTTCTGAAAGACTCTATTTTGGAAAATGTCCGGATGGGCCGTCCGGGGGCTTCGCGTGAAGAGGTGCGGCAGGCTCTGCGCGCTGCGCAGTGCCAGGATATTGTTGAAAAACTGCCGAACGGCATGGATACAGTAGTAGGAGCGGACGGAGTATATCTGTCTGGCGGGGAGCAGCAAAGGATCGCTATTGCCAGAGGGATTTTGAAAAACGCGCCGATCCTGATTCTTGATGAAGCTACCGCATTTGCGGATCCTGATAATGAAGTGCGGGTAGGCCAGGCGCTGTCGGAGCTTTCCAAAGGGAAAACCGTTGTCATGATCGCCCACAGGCTGTCGTCTATTACTAAAGCGGACCGCATCTATGTCCTTCGGGAGGGGCATATAGAAGAACAGGGAACTTTTCGCCAGCTACTTGCGGAAAACGGACTTTTCGCGCGTATGTGGAAGAATTATTCGGAAGCGGCGCAATGGAAGATCACAAAAGAAAAAATTGGATTGGAGGGGAATGTATGA
- a CDS encoding TetR/AcrR family transcriptional regulator produces the protein MGETEQKTLEEIMSAAMREFLDKDFQTASLRSIVKMAGVTTGAFYGYFDSKEALFEALVGEQYQHFMDCFCKAQKEFADLPPKEQPENLSSISGLCMEDMLLYAYEHLEVFKLILCHSEGTRFSRMIDEMVEIETKGTDDYLKVLEQLGRPSPPIDSRLEHILITGMFNAFFELIIHEMPLEQALRYLREMRAFYTAGWMKIMGQ, from the coding sequence ATGGGAGAAACAGAACAAAAAACATTGGAAGAGATCATGTCAGCCGCAATGCGGGAATTCCTGGATAAGGATTTCCAGACGGCTTCACTGCGCAGTATTGTGAAGATGGCAGGAGTTACGACAGGCGCGTTTTATGGATATTTTGACAGTAAAGAAGCATTGTTTGAAGCGCTGGTGGGAGAGCAGTATCAGCATTTTATGGACTGTTTCTGCAAGGCGCAGAAAGAATTTGCAGATCTGCCGCCTAAGGAGCAGCCGGAGAATTTAAGTTCTATTTCCGGGCTTTGTATGGAAGATATGCTTCTGTATGCTTATGAACATCTGGAAGTATTTAAATTGATCCTCTGTCATTCAGAGGGGACGCGGTTTTCCCGGATGATCGATGAAATGGTGGAGATTGAGACCAAAGGAACCGATGATTATCTGAAGGTGCTGGAACAGCTGGGGAGACCGTCGCCGCCGATTGACAGCCGGCTGGAGCATATTCTTATCACAGGAATGTTTAACGCGTTTTTTGAACTGATCATACATGAGATGCCGCTGGAGCAGGCGCTGCGTTATCTGCGGGAGATGAGAGCGTTTTACACCGCGGGATGGATGAAGATTATGGGGCAGTAA
- the sdaAA gene encoding L-serine ammonia-lyase, iron-sulfur-dependent, subunit alpha yields MSYQSMEEAYERCKKEGIDFWKAIQLEDAQERDVPLEDSWKEMKRMWQAMLDGLDNYDPDLTSRSGLVGKEGGLMEAYQKAGDTLCGDFMAKVMANALKMGCNNACMKRIVAAPTAGACGVLPAVLVTYFQEYQVSEEKMIEAMYVAAGIGQIIANRAYLAGASGGCQAEVGSGSGMAAGAICYVRGGSTEQIGHACAMALKNLMGLVCDPVGGLVEVPCVKRNVGGAVNAMAAADMALAGITSKIPVDQVIDAMKEVGDKMDITLKETGHGGVAATEEAKKVLERLDM; encoded by the coding sequence ATGTCGTATCAGTCAATGGAAGAGGCGTATGAAAGATGTAAAAAAGAGGGGATCGACTTCTGGAAAGCGATACAGCTGGAAGACGCGCAGGAGCGAGATGTGCCTTTGGAGGATTCCTGGAAGGAAATGAAGCGTATGTGGCAGGCTATGCTGGACGGGCTTGACAACTATGACCCGGATCTGACTTCCAGAAGTGGTCTGGTAGGTAAAGAAGGCGGGCTGATGGAAGCTTATCAGAAGGCGGGGGATACTCTCTGCGGAGATTTTATGGCAAAAGTAATGGCAAATGCCCTGAAAATGGGGTGCAACAATGCCTGCATGAAGCGAATCGTGGCAGCGCCTACAGCCGGGGCATGCGGAGTGCTGCCGGCGGTGCTGGTGACTTATTTCCAGGAGTATCAGGTGTCGGAAGAAAAGATGATCGAAGCCATGTATGTAGCGGCCGGGATCGGACAGATCATAGCAAACCGGGCTTATCTTGCCGGGGCTTCCGGCGGCTGCCAGGCGGAAGTCGGATCTGGATCTGGAATGGCTGCCGGAGCGATCTGCTATGTGAGAGGCGGCAGTACGGAACAGATCGGCCATGCATGCGCAATGGCGCTCAAGAATCTGATGGGACTGGTCTGTGATCCTGTTGGCGGCCTTGTGGAAGTGCCCTGCGTAAAGCGGAATGTGGGCGGCGCGGTCAATGCCATGGCCGCGGCAGATATGGCGCTGGCGGGGATCACCAGTAAGATCCCGGTAGATCAGGTCATCGACGCGATGAAGGAAGTCGGGGATAAGATGGATATTACTCTTAAGGAGACCGGGCACGGAGGCGTGGCGGCCACGGAAGAGGCTAAGAAAGTCCTGGAACGGCTGGATATGTAA
- the sdaAB gene encoding L-serine ammonia-lyase, iron-sulfur-dependent, subunit beta: MGNIFDILGPVMVGPSSSHTAGAARIGLIARQLFGRRPDKAVVYLHGSFAATGKGHGTDKALIAGLLGMKPDDLRIPDSFEIAKQEGMEFTIEPKDIRDAHPNTAQIIMEAEGVKPMKIQAFSIGGGRIRVSKMDGIDVNFSGESNTLIVRNEDRPGRITEVSAALSREDINIATMQVFRDKRGGFAVMVVETDQVVPEEAIEELESKDGIIKVTFLNVNG; encoded by the coding sequence ATGGGAAACATTTTTGACATTTTGGGACCTGTGATGGTAGGGCCATCCAGCTCCCACACAGCGGGCGCCGCGCGGATTGGATTGATTGCCAGGCAGCTTTTTGGCAGGAGACCGGATAAAGCAGTCGTCTATCTGCACGGATCCTTTGCGGCGACCGGAAAAGGACACGGAACCGATAAGGCGCTGATCGCGGGACTTCTGGGAATGAAGCCGGACGACTTAAGGATTCCGGACAGCTTTGAGATCGCGAAGCAGGAAGGGATGGAATTTACCATTGAGCCTAAAGATATTCGGGACGCTCATCCTAATACAGCGCAGATCATCATGGAGGCGGAAGGGGTAAAACCTATGAAGATCCAGGCGTTTTCCATCGGCGGCGGCAGGATCCGGGTCAGCAAGATGGATGGGATCGACGTGAATTTCAGCGGTGAGAGCAATACGCTGATCGTTCGCAACGAGGACCGGCCGGGAAGGATCACGGAGGTTTCCGCCGCGCTGAGCAGGGAGGATATCAATATCGCGACTATGCAGGTGTTCCGGGATAAGAGAGGCGGATTCGCGGTCATGGTAGTGGAGACAGATCAGGTAGTGCCGGAAGAAGCGATCGAAGAATTGGAAAGTAAAGATGGAATCATTAAAGTAACATTTCTGAATGTAAACGGGTAA
- a CDS encoding DUF4317 domain-containing protein translates to MNKKEVLEIRRQFSPDNCAITRICGCYVDHEKEKKMEFKQAFLSLPEEEAFKYFDIFKHTLSGTLGKNLINMEFPLEQEAPGGTQEFLLKLRDSRLEDDLLTEEFYDKVIEHYDHAENYYIILIHAVYDVPGKTSDGLEMFDASDTVYEHILCSICPVNLSKAGLSYNAQTNHIEDRIRDWLVEDPVKGFLFPAFQDRTSNIHNVLYYSKKPEKLQPDFITNVLGSTVPLTAKDQKSTFQSIIQDTLGEDCEYEVVRNIHETLNEMLEEAKETPEPLELSKPDVRRLLAQSGTPEEKLQTFDREFEEAVGEKQTLLASNIASMRTFQVETPDVVVKVNPERSDLVEIREIDGRRCLVIAVDDHLEVNGIEVRK, encoded by the coding sequence ATGAATAAAAAGGAAGTATTAGAGATCCGCAGGCAGTTTTCTCCAGACAACTGCGCGATCACCCGCATCTGCGGCTGTTATGTTGACCATGAAAAAGAGAAAAAAATGGAGTTCAAACAGGCTTTCCTGTCTCTTCCAGAGGAGGAGGCCTTTAAGTATTTCGATATTTTCAAGCATACTCTCTCCGGCACATTGGGTAAAAATCTGATCAATATGGAATTCCCTCTGGAGCAGGAGGCGCCCGGCGGCACTCAGGAATTTCTCCTGAAACTACGCGACAGTCGGCTGGAAGACGATCTTTTGACCGAAGAATTCTATGACAAGGTGATCGAACATTATGATCACGCTGAAAATTACTACATTATCCTGATCCATGCCGTATACGATGTACCTGGCAAAACCTCCGATGGCCTGGAGATGTTCGATGCCTCCGATACGGTCTACGAGCATATCTTGTGCAGTATCTGCCCGGTAAATCTAAGCAAAGCCGGGCTGAGCTACAACGCCCAGACCAACCACATCGAAGACCGCATCCGTGACTGGCTGGTGGAAGATCCGGTGAAGGGATTCCTGTTTCCCGCCTTCCAGGACCGGACTTCTAATATCCACAATGTCCTCTACTATTCCAAAAAACCGGAGAAATTGCAGCCTGATTTCATCACCAATGTCCTTGGCAGTACAGTCCCGCTGACAGCCAAAGATCAAAAGAGCACCTTCCAGTCCATCATCCAGGACACACTTGGAGAAGATTGCGAGTACGAGGTAGTCCGCAATATCCACGAGACCCTCAACGAGATGCTGGAAGAAGCCAAGGAAACACCCGAACCTCTGGAGTTGTCCAAACCAGACGTCAGACGCCTGCTGGCACAAAGCGGGACCCCGGAAGAAAAACTCCAAACCTTCGACCGGGAATTTGAAGAGGCAGTGGGAGAGAAACAGACACTGCTCGCCTCCAATATCGCCAGTATGCGTACCTTTCAGGTGGAGACTCCCGATGTGGTCGTCAAAGTCAATCCTGAACG